In Papaver somniferum cultivar HN1 chromosome 1, ASM357369v1, whole genome shotgun sequence, a genomic segment contains:
- the LOC113314856 gene encoding uncharacterized protein LOC113314856, whose protein sequence is MATPIESPLLSEPEVAPPTISDTRKRFSVYLKLFLVFASIIMFFMGIIVLCGWLWYYPQISPPSINIEKFYVPGLDTASNDTEIISATTISFELCFSYFSTKRFERRIYYDDVQMAFYYCGTKSNALIGNITIPAFRQNPYSSFGLYRAVRIETSGVPWDEVRKEVSNGGTSMFHVDLDTKFEYSTGWWKPDLNLGANVTVNDHGMKTAKYLPFKAN, encoded by the coding sequence ATGGCGACACCTATTGAAAGTCCTCTTCTTTCAGAGCCTGAGGTTGCTCCTCCTACAATTTCAGACACCAGAAAGAGGTTCTCAGTATATCTCAAGCTATTCTTAGTATTTGCATCCATAATTATGTTCTTTATGGGCATCATTGTTTTATGCGGATGGTTGTGGTATTACCCTCAAATTTCTCCACCAAGTATCAACATCGAGAAATTTTACGTTCCCGGACTCGACACAGCTTCAAATGACACAGAGATCATCAGCGCCACGACGATATCTTTCGAGCTTTGTTTCTCGTATTTCTCAACCAAGCGCTTCGAGCGGAGGATTTACTACGATGATGTTCAAATGGCTTTTTATTATTGCGGTACTAAGTCAAATGCTCTCATCGGAAACATTACTATACCTGCGTTTCGTCAAAATCCGTACTCTTCTTTTGGACTTTATCGTGCCGTGAGAATTGAGACTTCTGGGGTACCTTGGGATGAAGTTAGAAAAGAGGTTTCAAATGGGGGTACATCCATGTTTCATGTCGACTTAGATACAAAATTTGAGTACTCTACTGGATGGTGGAAACCAGATTTGAATTTAGGAGCTAACGTTACCGTCAATGATCATGGGATGAAGACTGCCAAATACTTGCCATTTAAGGCTAACTAG
- the LOC113287530 gene encoding probable polyamine transporter At3g19553, with the protein MGEEDEMKGNVESNTVKANPKLTVLPLIALIFYEVSGGPFGVEDSVRAGGGPLLALLGFLIFPLIWSIPEALVTAELATSFPHNGGYVVWISAAFGPFWGFQEGFWKWFSGVMDNALYPVLFLDYLKHSLPIFNNMIARIPALLGITFSLTYLNYRGLHIVGFSAVALAMFSLSPFVVMALLSIPRIRPRQWLVVDFKKVNWRGYFNSMFWNLNYWDKASTLAGEVENPSKTFPKALFGAVVLVMCSYLIPLLAGTGALESKPSEWSDGYFAEVGMLIGGVWLKWWIQAAAAMSNMGLFEAEMSSDAFQLLGMSELGMLPAIFASRSKYGTPTFSILCSATGVVFLSWMSFQEIIELLNFLYSFGMLLEFAAFVALRIKKPDLHRPYKVPLQTFGVTILCIPPAFLLVLVMCLASLKTVLVSGSVIILGVILYITVVQAKERNWIKFESVPGDPCVNSKESLPVVSYRQHLEVKDEASASLLSEFTSLNSGQQSSENELEAETKLD; encoded by the exons ATGggtgaagaagatgaaatgaaggGTAATGTTGAGAGTAACACTGTTAAAGCAAATCCTAAATTAACAGTCTTGCCTTTAATTGCTCTAATTTTTTATGAGGTTTCTGGAGGACCTTTTGGGGTGGAAGATTCAGTTAGGGCAGGAGGAGGTCCACTTCTAGCTTTACTTGGTTTCTTAATTTTCCCTTTGATTTGGAGTATACCTGAAGCTCTAGTTACAGCTGAACTTGCAACCAGTTTTCCTCATAATGGTGGTTATGTTGTTTGGATATCAGCAGCTTTTGGACCCTTTTGGGGATTCCAGGAAGGGTTCTGGAAATGGTTCAGTGGAGTTATGGATAATGCTCTGTACCCAGTTTTGTTTCTTGATTACTTAAAGCATTCATTACCAATCTTTAATAATATGATTGCAAGAATTCCAGCTTTGTTAGGGATTACATTTTCCTTGACATATTTGAATTATAGAGGACTTCATATAGTTGGGTTTTCGGCTGTTGCTCTTGCTATGTTTTCGCTTAGTCCATTTGTTGTGATGGCTCTTCTTTCGATTCCTCGTATTAGACCTAGGCAATGGTTAGTTGTGGATTTTAAGAAGGTAAACTGGAGGGGATACTTTAATAGTatgttttggaatttgaattactGGGATAAGGCGAGTACGTTAGCGGGCGAGGTGGAAAATCCTAGCAAAACATTCCCCAAGGCGCTTTTTGGTGCTGTAGTATTGGTTATGTGTTCATACTTGATTCCTCTTCTTGCGGGTACTGGAGCATTAGAGTCTAAGCCAAGTGAATGGAGTGATGGGTACTTCGCAGAAGTTGGAATGTTGATAGGAGGGGTTTGGCTTAAATGGTGGATTCAGGCAGCTGCAGCTATGTCTAATATGGGATTATTTGAAGCAGAAATGAGTAGTGACGCATTTCAACTACTTGGGATGAGCGAGCTGGGAATGCTTCCGGCTATTTTTGCTTCAAG ATCGAAATACGGGACCCCGACTTTCAGCATCTTGTGTTCTGCAACCGGGGTTGTGTTCTTATCATGGATGAGCTTTCAAGAGATAATTGAATTATTAAATTTTCTCTATTCATTCGGAATGCTGCTTGAGTTTGCGGCTTTTGTAGCATTGAGAATAAAGAAACCTGACCTTCACCGACCTTACAAAGTTCCTTTACAAACATTTGGAGTGACAATTCTATGTATTCCTCCCGCTTTCCTTCTTGTACTTGTTATGTGTCTTGCTTCACTCAAGACAGTTTTAGTTAGTGGGAGTGTCATTATACTAGGAGTGATTCTGTATATTACTGTAGTGCAAGCAAAAGAAAGGAACTGGATCAAATTTGAATCAGTACCAGGGGATCCTTGTGTAAATTCAAAAGAATCCCTTCCAGTAGTGTCTTATCGACAACATCTGGAAGTGAAAGATGAGGCTTCAGCAAGCCTACTGAGTGAATTCACCTCCTTAAACAGTGGACAACAATCATCTGAAAATGAATTGGAAGCGGAAACAAAATTGGATTAG